The sequence below is a genomic window from Gossypium hirsutum isolate 1008001.06 chromosome A11, Gossypium_hirsutum_v2.1, whole genome shotgun sequence.
ATACAAAATCCGGGAAACCCTTCTTATATTACCTTTGAGACGAGATGCGACACTACCGTTGGACATGTAGGGATAAACAAGAAGTTTCTCTGTAGGAGTTATGCAAAATCCATAAAGCCGAAGCAGATTCCGGTGCACTGCAAGGCTAATCATCTCAACTTCAGTCTGGAATTGAATCTCTCCACCAGCGGCATTACCATCTTTAAGCCTCTTAACGGCTACTATTGTTCCGTCTTGCAGAACTCCCTTGTACACATTCCCAAAACCGCCTTTGCCTAGTATATTCTTGCTGCTGAAGTTATGTGTTGCAACCTGAAGTTCCCTGAATTGGAACCTCCTTAAGTTTCCGAGGGACACTTCTTCGTGATGCCGATCTGAAATCCATAACCGAAAGACTATGATCATAAGTACTAAGTTAGCCATCAATGAAGACTTACACAGAAAGCTCAACTATTTCAAACCTTTAACATCAAAAAACATCTGTTCGTTCCGCCTTCGTCTCCACCATAATAGTATCCCAAGTATAAGAAACATCAGAGACACGCACCCGATGCTTGAACCGAAAGCAATGGCTATTTTATGACTTCGGGTTTGGCTGGAAGGCTGAGCATCTTGAGAACCGAAAGAAGGTTGAAGTCAGATAAATCATAAGAgtactaaagtaataaaaatagaaatttcagcttcctaagttacaaaaaaataaaattcaaaaccttGTGAGTTGTTCAAGTTCATGGACATTGGCATCAATGTCATCCCATGGCATTCTGGTTCAGCTCCAGTAGCACAGATTATAGGATTTCCCACTATGCTGCAATAGCATAACAAAGGAGAAATGTTTATCAACATAATGTTCGGGACTCGGGCTAATGTTGTGTCAACTCTTCATCTTTCTAGAAAGTACTGGTGTCAGATACGCATCTCCGACATATGGGTATGGAATTATgatcaaatacatgaaaaaacttagaaaatcctATTATACCCGTGCTGAGCACGTATTCATATCTGACATTCAATTCACACCCAATTGCAAGTACCATAGGACTTGAGAGTGAAGAGAAGATTAGATGGATGAACATACCTGAAGGTTTTGGCAGCAAATCTGGGCACTGGTCCACTCAGATTGTTGTATGACAAGTCCCTGAAACACACAAgatttaatatataaatgtatacatAGAATATTTGTATCTAAAAGGAGGAAAAAAATAGGACTTAAAAAGGCTTACAGGAAGGCAAGCTGAGTCATGTTAGCCAAAGCCAATGGGCATGCACCAGAGAGACTGTTGTTGTTTAGCCTCCTGTAATCAAAATTTGCAACCCCCTTGTGTTAAATTTGAACCCAAAGTATGTTCAATTTTTCTTTCAAGTTCTTTCAGAGAGCCATATCTCTATTTTCGTATCCGAATATACATGGAACTTCAAGAAAAACGAAGAATCGTACTTGGAGAAGCATAACATACATGTATTGAAGGCTCCTTAGGTTGCCTAAAGATGTAGGAATTTCCCCAGTAAAGGAATTATCAGAGAGATCAAGTGTTTGAATCTTTGAGAGCTTCCCTAGTTCTGAAGGAATTGGTCCAGTTATGTTATTATTCTGCAACAGCCTGCCAAGAAAAAAAGGTTCATAACACCATCCATATTAGAAACAACCAAGAACAAAATCCGTACATTTCAATTTGTTCGATTTTATTACTCACACAATCCGGAGGTTTGTCAAGTTCCCAATGCTTGGAGATAACGTACCAGATAGATTCTGGCTTGGACTTCCCCTGAAACAAGACCAgtttcattcattcaaacaaTGGAAACTTAAATTTTCTCGTAAATCTTAAGGttgtaagaaaaagaaaatcttttTACAGGCCAATGACTAGGCTTTCAGGTGAACAAGTAACCATTGCCCAACTACATGGATCAACAGCATCGCCATCCCAATTGTCAAGAACACCATGAGGATCATGCAAAGCATCCTTTATAGCCATTAAAGCTTGCActgtaaaaacaaaaaaaaaattgataatcagAATATCTCCAGTAATGATTAACACAGAGAACTGCAATTGTTTTTTTTCCTTGTTTAATTACCTTCATAGTTTACTCCTTTAGGAGAAAGCAATCCGTTTATAGGAACCCAAAACCATAAGAAAGCCAGGAAATAAAAACCCATTTCTCTTCTCCTCAttcccattattattttgaacTTCAACAGAGAGAAAACAAGAAACCAAGGGAACAAGACAGTTTTTTAAGGTTGAGTTTCAAGTTTCAA
It includes:
- the LOC107912773 gene encoding protein NSP-INTERACTING KINASE 1 encodes the protein MGMRRREMGFYFLAFLWFWVPINGLLSPKGVNYEVQALMAIKDALHDPHGVLDNWDGDAVDPCSWAMVTCSPESLVIGLGSPSQNLSGTLSPSIGNLTNLRIVLLQNNNITGPIPSELGKLSKIQTLDLSDNSFTGEIPTSLGNLRSLQYMRLNNNSLSGACPLALANMTQLAFLDLSYNNLSGPVPRFAAKTFSIVGNPIICATGAEPECHGMTLMPMSMNLNNSQDAQPSSQTRSHKIAIAFGSSIGCVSLMFLILGILLWWRRRRNEQMFFDVKDRHHEEVSLGNLRRFQFRELQVATHNFSSKNILGKGGFGNVYKGVLQDGTIVAVKRLKDGNAAGGEIQFQTEVEMISLAVHRNLLRLYGFCITPTEKLLVYPYMSNGSVASRLKGKPVLDWSTRKRIALGAGRGLLYLHEQCDPKIIHRDVKAANILLDDYCEAVVGDFGLAKLLDHHDSHVTTAVRGTVGHIAPEYLSTGQSSDKTDVFGFGILLLELITGQRALEFGKAANQKGAMLDWVRKIHHEKKLEVLVDKDLKNNYDRIELEEMVQVALLCTQYLPGHRPKMSEVVRMLEGDGLAERWEASQKVESTKCKPPHEFSSSDRYSDLTDDSSLLVQAMELSGPR